From a region of the Bradyrhizobium sp. KBS0727 genome:
- a CDS encoding AI-2E family transporter — MRTLRQLLSGEDVIQFAIRLGLLAFLIYWTFLLIRPFVPILAWSIVLAVAFHPVFEFLSKALGGRPKLAATILTIVNLAIVIGPATWLGLSAVDGLKAIAGNLGTGNLAVPSPPEGVKNWPLIGPQLYELWNQAFNNIRSALREVAPYLKPLAGIMLSFAGNAGVGTLQFLMAVAVAGFLFPYGSQLVAAGRGFLYRIVPEQSEHFLELAGATIRAVSQGVIGVAIVQSLLAGIGFKLAGIPSAGLLAFAVMLLAIVQIGAAIVLFPVVIWIWFDKDFTTALLLTIFLAIVGILDNVLKPLVMGRGLATPTLVIFVGVIGGMLAHGIVGLFIGPIILSLAWELTVAWIRTDRTKAESLSGRPSNVDLNQRSETAGLLE; from the coding sequence TTGAGAACCCTTCGCCAGCTCCTGTCCGGAGAAGATGTCATCCAGTTTGCAATCCGCCTCGGCTTGCTCGCTTTCCTGATCTACTGGACGTTTCTCCTGATCCGACCCTTTGTACCTATATTGGCATGGAGCATTGTACTCGCCGTCGCATTCCACCCGGTCTTTGAATTTCTTTCCAAGGCGCTAGGTGGTCGCCCGAAGCTTGCGGCAACGATCCTTACCATTGTCAATCTTGCGATCGTCATCGGACCGGCGACCTGGCTCGGCCTCAGCGCGGTAGATGGGTTGAAGGCGATCGCCGGTAATCTAGGTACAGGTAATCTGGCTGTTCCGTCGCCGCCTGAAGGCGTCAAGAATTGGCCACTCATTGGTCCGCAGCTGTATGAACTCTGGAATCAGGCCTTCAACAACATTCGATCGGCATTGCGCGAAGTGGCCCCGTATCTGAAACCGTTGGCGGGCATCATGCTCTCTTTTGCGGGTAACGCAGGGGTTGGGACGCTCCAATTTCTAATGGCCGTGGCGGTTGCCGGCTTTCTTTTTCCCTACGGTTCGCAACTTGTGGCGGCAGGCAGAGGCTTTCTCTATCGCATCGTGCCCGAACAGAGCGAACACTTCCTTGAGCTGGCCGGTGCAACCATCCGCGCGGTATCGCAGGGTGTCATCGGGGTCGCGATAGTCCAATCATTGTTGGCCGGGATCGGCTTCAAGCTGGCGGGTATTCCCAGCGCCGGCCTGCTGGCGTTTGCGGTCATGTTGCTGGCGATCGTGCAGATCGGCGCGGCAATCGTCCTGTTCCCCGTGGTCATATGGATCTGGTTCGACAAGGATTTCACCACGGCACTTCTGTTGACGATCTTCCTGGCGATCGTCGGGATCCTCGACAACGTGTTGAAACCGCTCGTGATGGGGCGGGGCCTGGCGACGCCGACGCTCGTCATCTTCGTGGGAGTGATAGGGGGAATGCTCGCGCACGGTATTGTGGGCCTCTTCATAGGACCAATCATTCTATCACTTGCCTGGGAGTTGACGGTCGCATGGATACGCACCGATCGCACCAAGGCGGAGTCACTTTCCGGTCGACCATCGAACGTTGACCTAAATCAACGTTCGGAAACCGCCGGGCTTCTTGAATGA